From Pristiophorus japonicus isolate sPriJap1 chromosome 1, sPriJap1.hap1, whole genome shotgun sequence, a single genomic window includes:
- the mafaa gene encoding transcription factor MafAa: MASDLGMSADLPTSPLAIEYVNDFDLMKFEVKKEPPEAERYCNRISGSLSSTPISTPCSSVPSSPSLCAPSPGSSNKAHHLEDLYWISNYQHHLNPEALNLTPEDAVEALIGSSQSHHHHHFEGYRAQQYPGEEMPINGHHQLQAPPHHHHHHHHHLRLEDRFSDDQLVSMSVRELNRQLRGFSKEEVIRLKQKRRTLKNRGYAQSCRYKRVQQRHMLESEKSLLQQQVDQLKQEVARLAKERDVYKEKYEKMASRSYREPAPAPSNPAKNNPSSNEFFILFKLQVTISKMDRHCLPS; encoded by the coding sequence ATGGCCTCGGACCTCGGCATGAGCGCGGATCtgcccaccagccccttggccatcGAGTACGTGAACGACTTCGACCTGATGAAGTTCGAAGTGAAGAAGGAGCCGCCCGAAGCCGAGCGCTACTGCAACCGCATCTCGGGCTCGCTGTCGTCCACCCCGATCAGCACCCCGTGCAGCTCGGTGCCTTCATCGCCCAGCCTGTGCGCCCCCAGCCCGGGCAGCAGCAACAAGGCGCACCACCTGGAGGACCTGTACTGGATCAGCAACTACCAGCACCACCTCAACCCCGAGGCGCTCAACCTGACCCCCGAGGACGCGGTAGAGGCTCTGATCGGCAGCTCGCagagccaccaccaccaccacttcgAGGGCTACCGGGCGCAGCAGTACCCCGGGGAGGAGATGCCCATCAATGGGCACCACCAGCTCCAAGCCCCGccgcaccatcaccaccaccaccaccaccacctgcgCCTGGAGGACCGCTTCTCCGACGACCAGCTGGTCAGCATGTCGGTCAGGGAGCTCAACCGGCAGCTGCGGGGCTTCAGCAAGGAGGAGGTCATCCGCCTCAAGCAGAAGAGGAGGACCCTGAAGAACCGCGGCTACGCTCAGTCCTGCAGGTACAAGCGGGTCCAGCAGCGGCACATGCTGGAGAGCGAGAAGTCCCTCCTCCAGCAGCAGGTAGACCAGCTCAAGCAAGAGGTGGCCAGGCTGGCCAAAGAGAGGGACGTCTACAAGGAGAAGTACGAGAAGATGGCAAGCAGGAGCTACAGGGAGCCGGCCCCGGCCCCCTCCAACCCTGCCAAAAACAACCCCTCTTCCAACGAGTTCTTCAT